Proteins found in one Atribacterota bacterium genomic segment:
- the buk gene encoding butyrate kinase has protein sequence MNNEYHVLVINPGSTSTKLTFFRNEHMLLQETIFHSSQSLSSFKHIVDQYEFRLNIILEFLKKKKIDLNIIDAIVGRGGLLRPLESGTYQVNTKMLNHLKKGKYGEHASNLGALLAYQIAKKTSIPSYIVDPVVVDEMDEIARISGIPELPRKSIFHALNQKAVARKAANDLGKEYEKSNLIVAHMGGGISVGVHCKGKVIDVNNALNGEGPFSPERSGTVPVGDLVKLCFSGKYQQNHIMTMIKGKGGLVAYLNTNNVEKVIKKVIKGDKKAKLIFEAMAYQIAKEIGQGATVLKGNVDAIVLTGGISHSNKFVDMIRDRVSYISLVMVYPGEEEMLSLCQGALRVLSGKEDVKKY, from the coding sequence TTGAATAATGAATATCATGTACTAGTAATTAATCCGGGATCAACTTCCACAAAATTAACCTTTTTTAGAAATGAGCATATGCTACTCCAGGAAACCATATTTCATTCCAGTCAATCATTGTCTTCATTTAAACACATAGTCGACCAGTATGAATTTAGACTTAATATAATCTTAGAATTTTTAAAAAAGAAAAAAATAGATTTAAATATAATAGATGCTATTGTAGGAAGAGGTGGACTGTTAAGACCTTTAGAAAGTGGTACATATCAGGTTAATACAAAGATGTTAAATCATTTGAAAAAGGGTAAATATGGTGAGCATGCATCAAATTTAGGGGCGTTGTTAGCTTATCAAATTGCAAAAAAGACTTCAATTCCTTCCTATATTGTGGATCCTGTTGTGGTAGATGAAATGGATGAAATTGCCCGTATATCAGGCATTCCAGAATTACCTCGAAAGAGTATCTTTCATGCATTAAACCAAAAAGCAGTTGCCCGCAAAGCAGCGAACGATTTGGGAAAAGAATATGAAAAATCCAACCTGATTGTAGCACATATGGGTGGTGGAATATCTGTGGGGGTTCATTGTAAAGGGAAGGTGATAGATGTTAATAATGCATTAAATGGAGAAGGACCTTTTTCACCAGAAAGAAGTGGAACTGTACCAGTGGGAGATCTTGTAAAATTATGTTTTTCCGGAAAATACCAGCAAAACCACATTATGACCATGATTAAGGGAAAAGGTGGATTAGTTGCTTATTTAAATACAAATAATGTTGAGAAAGTAATAAAAAAAGTTATCAAAGGTGATAAAAAAGCGAAACTAATATTTGAAGCAATGGCTTACCAGATTGCAAAGGAAATAGGACAGGGAGCTACTGTTCTAAAAGGAAATGTAGATGCCATTGTTCTAACCGGTGGGATATCTCACTCCAATAAATTTGTGGATATGATCAGAGACAGAGTTAGTTATATTTCACTGGTAATGGTTTATCCTGGTGAAGAAGAAATGCTATCACTATGTCAGGGGGCTCTTCGGGTACTCTCAGGGAAGGAGGATGTAAAAAAATATTGA
- a CDS encoding bifunctional enoyl-CoA hydratase/phosphate acetyltransferase: protein MLKTFDEVIERAYQYGPKKLSVAVSQAEDVMTAIEQARQSGLINGILVGNKEETIAVCEKLNIDINNYEFVNEKDKSEAARIAVKMVREKKADLLMKGMLGTARLLKAVLDKEIGLRTQRLLSHAYVLKLKNYHKLLTMTDGAMNIAPTLEQKTQIIQNVIEFCKSLEINEPKIAVLAALEEVNPNMQATIDAACLSKMAQRGQITGGIVDGPLAFDNAISKKAALHKGIHSQVSGEIDAVLVPEIESGNIFAKGLVYLAEAEPAGVLLGTNSPVVLVSRSDTAISKVRSIALGVLMCKYRNC from the coding sequence ATGTTAAAGACTTTTGATGAAGTAATTGAAAGGGCTTACCAGTATGGGCCAAAAAAACTTTCTGTAGCTGTATCTCAAGCTGAAGATGTCATGACTGCAATTGAGCAGGCAAGGCAGAGTGGTTTGATAAATGGTATATTGGTTGGGAATAAAGAAGAAACTATAGCGGTATGCGAAAAGTTAAATATTGACATTAATAATTATGAATTTGTCAACGAAAAAGATAAGTCTGAAGCTGCGAGAATAGCAGTTAAAATGGTTAGAGAAAAAAAAGCAGATTTATTGATGAAGGGAATGCTGGGAACTGCTCGTCTATTGAAAGCAGTCCTAGATAAGGAAATAGGTTTAAGAACACAACGATTATTGAGCCATGCATATGTTTTGAAATTGAAAAATTACCACAAACTCCTTACCATGACTGACGGAGCAATGAATATAGCACCAACTTTAGAGCAAAAAACTCAAATTATTCAAAATGTAATTGAATTTTGTAAATCACTTGAGATAAATGAGCCAAAAATTGCAGTCCTGGCAGCACTGGAAGAAGTCAATCCTAATATGCAGGCAACCATAGATGCTGCATGTCTATCAAAGATGGCACAAAGGGGACAAATTACTGGTGGAATAGTAGACGGACCTTTAGCATTTGACAATGCAATTTCAAAGAAAGCTGCACTGCACAAAGGCATTCATTCACAAGTAAGTGGAGAAATTGATGCAGTATTGGTTCCAGAGATTGAATCTGGAAATATCTTTGCCAAAGGACTTGTTTATTTAGCTGAGGCTGAACCAGCAGGTGTATTACTGGGAACAAACTCACCGGTAGTTCTTGTTTCCCGTTCTGATACAGCTATATCTAAAGTAAGATCAATTGCATTAGGAGTTTTAATGTGTAAATATCGTAATTGCTAA
- the buk gene encoding butyrate kinase: protein MKEKQYKVLAINPGSTSTAIAVYENERAIFFKTVRHDVNELKKYKKVIEQNQFRENVILQILKDNNIQMNDFDAIVGRGGILSPIPSGTYVINELMLEEMRERPRIEHASNLGAKIAYDIARTINAPSFIVDPVAVDEMEAIARISGMPEIERESLSHALSVKAAAKRLSKEINKPYDLLNLIVVHLGGGITVSAHRKGMMIDVNNASSEGPFSPERTGTLPIKAVIDMCYSGKYTLQEMQKKIMGKGGIVAYLGTNNTLEVEQMIFDGNKEAELIYRAMAYQIAKCIGEMATVLKGKVDYIAITGNGAGDKGAMGKTFVNWIKERVGFIAPVVVYPGSEEMKALVLGVIRVLKGEERAKEYQA, encoded by the coding sequence ATGAAAGAAAAACAATATAAAGTGCTGGCTATTAATCCAGGCTCAACATCTACAGCTATTGCAGTTTATGAAAATGAAAGAGCAATATTTTTTAAAACAGTGAGACATGATGTAAATGAGTTGAAAAAATATAAAAAAGTAATTGAACAAAACCAATTTAGAGAGAATGTTATCCTCCAAATATTAAAGGATAATAATATACAAATGAATGACTTTGATGCTATTGTAGGTAGGGGAGGAATACTCAGCCCCATACCAAGTGGAACTTATGTGATAAATGAATTAATGTTGGAAGAAATGAGGGAAAGACCACGTATAGAACATGCATCGAATCTTGGTGCAAAAATTGCCTATGATATAGCGAGGACAATTAATGCACCATCCTTTATAGTTGATCCAGTAGCTGTAGATGAGATGGAGGCTATTGCAAGAATTTCAGGAATGCCAGAGATTGAAAGAGAAAGCCTTTCTCATGCACTTAGCGTTAAGGCTGCTGCTAAGAGATTGTCAAAAGAAATCAATAAACCTTATGACCTTCTAAATCTTATTGTGGTTCATTTAGGGGGCGGAATTACCGTTAGTGCTCATAGAAAAGGCATGATGATAGATGTAAATAATGCGAGTAGTGAAGGTCCTTTTTCTCCAGAACGTACAGGTACTTTACCAATAAAGGCAGTGATTGATATGTGTTACTCAGGAAAATACACATTACAGGAAATGCAAAAAAAAATTATGGGAAAAGGAGGAATAGTTGCTTATCTTGGAACAAACAACACCTTAGAAGTAGAGCAAATGATTTTCGATGGCAACAAAGAGGCTGAGTTAATTTATCGGGCAATGGCTTATCAAATTGCTAAATGTATTGGAGAAATGGCAACGGTTCTAAAGGGAAAAGTTGATTATATAGCAATAACCGGAAATGGCGCAGGTGATAAAGGTGCAATGGGTAAAACATTTGTTAATTGGATCAAAGAAAGAGTTGGTTTTATTGCACCGGTAGTTGTATATCCTGGAAGTGAGGAAATGAAAGCACTTGTTTTAGGTGTTATCCGTGTACTTAAAGGAGAAGAGAGGGCAAAAGAATATCAGGCGTGA
- a CDS encoding sigma 54-interacting transcriptional regulator yields the protein MIKQNKSMNKELLYVIKKQKEILSTLKAIINSTDDAISVVNEKGVHTLVNDAYTRLIGLTEQDVLGKSSTIDIAEGESMHMKVLKTKKPVHGVRMKVGPKKKDVLVNVAPVTVDGELRGSVAVIHDLSEIRNLTDELNQVKKRMRHLEAKYTFEDIVGKSRPMIIAKEQAIKAASTPATVLLHGESGTGKELFAHAIHNHSDRKNRQFIRVNCSALTETLLESELFGYEGGAFTGASKKGRKGLFEEADRGTIFLDEIGMMSMNLQAKLLRVLQEKEIVRVGGNESIDIDVRVISATNINLENAVKDGRFREDLYYRLYVIPIFIPPLRDRKEDIKPLVSNIIRKCNQEFGRNIKGASPEVIEILLNYSWPGNIRELENVIERAVINMKLTDDFMNASHIPEFVSLTKQKVFKDEKEYQKENIINTKEENIKCLKNIKKQTEKDAILNTLKAFNGDCKKSAEQLGISIRTLYYKMQKYEIKKLYDFYSD from the coding sequence ATGATAAAACAGAATAAAAGTATGAATAAAGAACTTCTTTATGTAATTAAAAAACAAAAAGAAATACTAAGCACCCTTAAGGCTATTATCAATTCTACAGATGACGCCATATCGGTTGTGAATGAAAAAGGTGTCCATACATTAGTTAATGATGCCTATACAAGGTTGATTGGATTAACAGAGCAAGATGTCCTGGGAAAATCCTCAACAATTGATATTGCTGAAGGAGAAAGCATGCATATGAAGGTATTAAAAACTAAAAAGCCTGTTCATGGTGTTAGAATGAAAGTTGGTCCTAAAAAGAAGGATGTGTTGGTAAATGTTGCCCCTGTAACGGTAGATGGTGAGCTAAGGGGAAGTGTTGCTGTTATTCACGATTTATCTGAAATAAGAAATCTCACTGATGAGTTAAATCAGGTTAAGAAAAGGATGCGCCATTTAGAAGCAAAATATACTTTTGAGGATATCGTTGGGAAAAGTAGACCGATGATTATCGCCAAAGAGCAGGCTATTAAAGCAGCCTCAACACCTGCAACTGTTCTATTGCATGGCGAAAGTGGAACAGGGAAAGAATTATTTGCTCATGCAATACATAATCATAGTGATAGGAAAAATAGGCAGTTTATACGTGTTAATTGCTCTGCATTGACTGAAACACTATTGGAGAGTGAACTTTTTGGTTATGAAGGAGGTGCTTTTACAGGTGCCAGTAAAAAAGGAAGAAAAGGGCTTTTTGAGGAGGCTGACAGGGGGACTATATTTTTAGACGAAATCGGTATGATGAGTATGAATTTACAGGCTAAACTATTAAGAGTACTGCAGGAAAAGGAAATAGTCAGGGTAGGTGGAAATGAATCTATTGATATTGACGTCAGGGTTATTTCTGCTACAAATATTAATCTGGAAAATGCCGTAAAAGATGGTCGATTCAGGGAGGACTTATATTACAGACTTTATGTTATACCCATATTTATACCACCATTAAGAGATAGGAAAGAAGATATAAAACCACTGGTTTCAAATATTATCAGAAAATGCAATCAAGAATTTGGCCGCAATATTAAAGGAGCATCACCAGAAGTAATTGAAATCCTTTTAAATTACTCCTGGCCCGGTAATATTAGAGAATTAGAGAATGTAATTGAAAGAGCAGTTATTAATATGAAGTTAACTGATGATTTTATGAATGCAAGCCATATTCCTGAATTTGTTAGTTTGACAAAGCAGAAAGTATTTAAAGATGAAAAGGAATATCAGAAAGAAAATATAATTAATACAAAAGAAGAAAATATAAAATGTCTAAAAAACATAAAAAAACAAACCGAAAAAGATGCCATTTTAAATACTTTAAAAGCTTTTAATGGGGATTGTAAAAAAAGTGCAGAACAATTAGGTATTAGTATAAGGACTTTGTATTATAAAATGCAAAAGTACGAAATAAAAAAATTATATGATTTTTATTCTGATTAA
- the recN gene encoding DNA repair protein RecN, which produces MLFYLKVKNFALIDELNIDFHEGLNVITGETGAGKSIIIEAINVILGSMANNNLIKTDADFLEVEALFNLDTISRTHKKILEKLSNIEIDNQLIIKRQVHKKKKNKCWINNQLLPLSLLQKIGNYLIDLHGQHSHQTLLDSDRHIEFVDNLGGSAFLQKRNELYKYYTQWQSKTYLLNKLLKSRAENLSKKDFLLFQLREIEEAKLLTKEDEELENKINIIRHTVKVKEIMEMASLALYEGGEEGESSIRDVVVRLISNFNNIAKLDKNIEQMKNQLTEIQFKVEDIADQIVEYKDRIDFDAQQLQEIESRLDLINHLKKKYGSNLDEIFSYRDSLKKQLDYIKDDQENIEVLKKEVENNEKKLVELSLHLSCQRKIIADKLKKDIVRELNELSMKNCDFQIQITQKEDTKGIRINDKIFKITPMGIDKVEFFITSNIGERPKPLADIISGGEVSRIMLGLKSILSEADEIPTMIFDEIDSGVGARLGEVIAVKLLKISHNHQVIAVTHLPQIACRANRHIFISKYVKKNKTGIELKCLSGDEQLDEIARMIDGEQYGAISLEHAREMLYSKDYLKNDKTE; this is translated from the coding sequence ATGTTGTTTTATCTTAAGGTTAAAAATTTTGCCTTAATAGATGAGTTAAATATTGACTTTCATGAAGGATTAAATGTAATCACAGGTGAAACGGGAGCAGGTAAGTCAATCATTATAGAGGCAATAAATGTTATTTTAGGTAGTATGGCAAATAATAACCTTATAAAAACAGATGCAGATTTCCTTGAAGTAGAAGCTTTATTCAATTTAGATACTATTTCAAGAACACACAAAAAAATATTAGAGAAATTATCTAATATCGAAATAGATAATCAATTAATTATAAAAAGACAGGTTCATAAAAAGAAAAAAAATAAATGCTGGATAAATAATCAACTTTTGCCATTATCTTTATTACAAAAGATTGGAAATTATTTAATTGATTTACATGGGCAGCACAGTCATCAGACTTTATTGGATTCAGACAGGCATATAGAATTTGTAGACAACTTGGGAGGCTCAGCTTTTTTACAAAAAAGGAATGAATTATATAAATACTATACCCAGTGGCAGTCAAAAACATATTTGTTAAATAAGCTTTTGAAAAGTAGAGCTGAAAACTTATCAAAAAAAGACTTTTTATTATTCCAGTTAAGAGAAATTGAAGAAGCAAAATTGCTAACAAAGGAAGATGAAGAATTAGAAAATAAGATAAATATTATTCGTCATACTGTCAAGGTAAAAGAAATTATGGAAATGGCTTCCCTCGCTTTGTATGAAGGAGGAGAAGAAGGAGAATCCTCTATAAGGGATGTTGTTGTTCGATTGATTAGTAATTTCAATAATATTGCCAAATTAGATAAAAATATTGAACAGATGAAAAATCAATTGACCGAGATACAATTCAAAGTTGAAGATATAGCAGATCAGATTGTTGAATATAAAGATAGGATTGACTTTGATGCTCAGCAATTACAGGAAATAGAGAGCCGACTTGATTTAATTAACCACTTAAAAAAGAAATATGGTTCAAATTTAGATGAAATATTTTCTTATCGGGATTCGTTGAAAAAGCAATTAGATTATATTAAAGATGACCAGGAAAATATAGAAGTATTAAAGAAAGAAGTAGAAAATAATGAAAAAAAATTAGTTGAACTATCCCTGCATTTAAGCTGCCAAAGAAAGATTATTGCAGATAAATTAAAAAAAGACATAGTAAGAGAACTAAATGAATTGAGCATGAAGAATTGTGATTTTCAAATTCAAATAACACAAAAAGAAGACACAAAAGGAATAAGAATTAATGACAAGATATTTAAAATTACCCCAATGGGAATTGATAAAGTAGAATTTTTTATTACTTCTAATATTGGTGAAAGGCCAAAACCCTTAGCTGATATTATATCTGGAGGAGAGGTTTCAAGAATAATGCTCGGACTTAAGTCAATTTTAAGTGAAGCTGATGAAATTCCTACTATGATATTTGATGAAATTGACAGTGGAGTAGGAGCTCGCTTAGGAGAAGTAATTGCAGTAAAACTGCTAAAAATATCCCATAATCACCAGGTTATTGCAGTTACCCATTTACCTCAAATTGCCTGTAGGGCAAACAGACATATATTTATAAGCAAATATGTAAAGAAAAATAAAACTGGTATAGAATTAAAATGTTTAAGTGGAGATGAGCAGCTTGATGAGATAGCAAGGATGATAGATGGTGAACAGTATGGCGCAATAAGCTTGGAGCATGCCAGGGAAATGCTTTATAGTAAGGATTATTTAAAAAATGATAAAACAGAATAA